The following proteins are co-located in the Nocardioides piscis genome:
- a CDS encoding Tad domain-containing protein, which translates to MLSSTQARRQRTEEGAVAVLTVLLCLALFGIAAIVVDLGNAQMQRRIAQNAGDSAALAGGNAMFNSAAPYVPDLVNAETAAKDYALKNHGITAAEWSACVDPGALSTPSSTPCISFEVTPTIARVRVKIPTRDAGATFARIIGVNTLDVSAFARSTLNRDGKSLCGLCVVGTSMEHDMQNGKVTVNGADIHLNGDVEVGPNGLVATTGEIRVEGTADGSNYTPSPDEGALPIPDPLEDWFDKPDMTGLPLGTNPCAQGPGRYGDFNFPNSTCTLSPGLYVVTGKWDLAGLAGMVGNGVTLFFTCGTAPIPSACISPGEAGGWLNFAGNGVFNIVAPTTGDYAGMALWYDRLNNSPLDLNGNGSVTYTGTVYANSAELRFTGNACGTGALDALVIVRTVRLSGANPCLELNYNQAASTQLPPGRLHLDQ; encoded by the coding sequence GTGCTGAGCTCGACTCAGGCACGGCGTCAACGGACCGAGGAAGGAGCGGTCGCGGTCCTCACGGTCCTCCTCTGCCTCGCCCTTTTCGGTATCGCCGCCATCGTCGTCGACCTCGGCAATGCCCAGATGCAGCGCCGAATCGCGCAAAATGCCGGTGACTCCGCAGCGCTGGCCGGAGGCAACGCAATGTTCAATTCGGCGGCACCCTACGTTCCCGACTTGGTCAACGCCGAGACTGCAGCCAAGGACTACGCGCTGAAGAACCACGGGATCACTGCGGCCGAGTGGAGCGCGTGCGTGGACCCCGGCGCGCTATCCACCCCGTCGAGCACCCCCTGCATTTCCTTCGAGGTGACCCCGACGATCGCGCGCGTGCGAGTCAAGATCCCGACTCGCGATGCCGGCGCGACCTTCGCCAGGATCATCGGCGTCAACACCCTCGATGTCTCCGCCTTCGCCCGGTCGACGCTCAACCGTGATGGCAAGAGCCTGTGCGGACTCTGTGTCGTGGGTACGAGCATGGAGCACGACATGCAGAACGGGAAGGTAACCGTCAATGGGGCTGACATACATCTCAATGGCGATGTTGAGGTGGGCCCAAACGGGTTGGTCGCTACCACCGGCGAGATTCGAGTTGAAGGAACTGCTGACGGAAGTAACTACACTCCCAGCCCTGACGAGGGTGCCCTTCCGATTCCAGATCCCCTCGAAGACTGGTTCGATAAGCCCGACATGACCGGGCTTCCTCTCGGGACCAACCCTTGCGCCCAGGGACCAGGCAGATATGGGGATTTCAACTTTCCCAACTCGACCTGCACCTTGTCGCCGGGTCTGTATGTGGTCACTGGCAAGTGGGACTTAGCTGGCCTCGCGGGCATGGTCGGCAACGGAGTGACGCTGTTTTTTACCTGTGGGACGGCACCCATTCCTTCGGCTTGCATCTCACCGGGGGAGGCGGGCGGCTGGCTCAACTTTGCTGGAAACGGCGTGTTCAACATCGTCGCTCCCACAACAGGTGACTATGCCGGCATGGCGCTATGGTACGACCGGCTGAACAACAGTCCACTAGACCTGAACGGCAATGGCAGCGTGACCTACACCGGGACGGTCTACGCCAACTCAGCTGAACTGCGTTTCACGGGTAATGCGTGTGGCACGGGAGCCCTCGATGCTCTTGTCATCGTTCGCACAGTGCGGCTCAGTGGCGCGAACCCATGTCTTGAGCTCAACTACAACCAAGCTGCGAGCACCCAACTGCCGCCTGGCAGGCTGCACTTGGACCAGTAG
- a CDS encoding ArsA family ATPase, with protein MRILLFTGKGGVGKSTVAAGTAALSAAAGQRTLVLSTDAAHSLADAFGASAGPEPTEVAPRLFVQQVDAQLRFEQSWAEISSYLLQVLDVAGVDPVAAEELAVIPGAEEVLALLELRAHAISDEWDVIVVDCAPTAETLRLLALPEALGWYMERIFPVERRIVKALGPVLSRAAKMPMPEDAVFGAIERLHAEMDEVHDLLTGPRASVRVVLTPEAVVLAEARRSYTMLSLFGYRVDGVVVNRIFPTQEADEWRAGWVRAQTAVLQQVEESFAGLPLWRSVYRAAEPVGVETLRELAGEMYADADPLAVPTGDGPFRITRNPEGAVLHLALPHVARDEVDLARRGDELVVSVASYRRLLTLPPGLSRHRIAGARVASGELRVRFEEGVS; from the coding sequence GTGCGGATCCTTCTCTTCACCGGCAAGGGCGGGGTCGGCAAGTCCACTGTCGCGGCGGGCACGGCCGCCCTGTCAGCAGCTGCCGGTCAGCGGACGCTGGTCCTGTCCACCGACGCGGCTCACTCGCTCGCGGATGCGTTCGGGGCGTCGGCCGGTCCTGAGCCCACCGAGGTGGCTCCTCGACTGTTCGTGCAACAGGTCGACGCCCAGCTCCGGTTCGAGCAGTCCTGGGCGGAGATCTCCTCCTATCTCCTCCAGGTCCTCGACGTCGCGGGTGTCGACCCGGTCGCCGCCGAGGAGCTCGCAGTCATCCCCGGCGCCGAGGAGGTGCTGGCCCTCCTTGAGCTGCGCGCTCATGCCATCAGCGACGAGTGGGACGTGATCGTCGTCGACTGCGCACCCACCGCCGAGACGTTGCGTCTCCTGGCGCTGCCCGAGGCGCTCGGGTGGTACATGGAGCGGATCTTCCCCGTCGAGCGCCGCATCGTGAAGGCGCTGGGCCCGGTGCTGTCGAGGGCCGCGAAGATGCCGATGCCCGAGGACGCCGTCTTCGGTGCGATAGAGCGACTGCACGCGGAGATGGACGAGGTCCACGACCTGCTCACCGGTCCACGTGCCAGCGTCCGGGTCGTGCTGACCCCCGAGGCGGTCGTGCTGGCCGAGGCTCGCCGCTCCTACACGATGCTCTCCCTCTTCGGCTACCGGGTGGACGGGGTGGTGGTCAACCGCATCTTCCCGACGCAGGAGGCCGACGAGTGGCGGGCAGGCTGGGTCCGGGCACAGACTGCCGTGCTCCAGCAGGTCGAGGAGTCCTTCGCCGGGCTGCCCCTGTGGCGCTCGGTCTATCGCGCCGCCGAGCCGGTCGGGGTCGAGACGCTGCGCGAGCTGGCCGGCGAGATGTATGCCGACGCCGACCCGCTCGCGGTCCCGACCGGTGACGGCCCCTTCCGGATCACCCGCAACCCCGAGGGCGCGGTGCTGCACCTCGCGCTGCCCCATGTCGCACGCGACGAGGTCGACCTGGCGCGACGAGGCGACGAGCTCGTCGTCAGCGTGGCGTCGTATCGTCGCCTCCTCACGCTCCCGCCAGGACTGAGCCGGCACCGCATCGCCGGTGCGCGGGTCGCCAGCGGTGAGCTCCGGGTCAGGTTCGAGGAGGGGGTGTCATGA
- a CDS encoding SRPBCC family protein, producing the protein MAEQTTSSIVIDAPPADVMAVIADFEAYPTWAKGVKTADVTEPGADGRAEQVYFELDVSPIKDEYTLSYDWDADRKVSWTLVQGKMLKALDGSYTLRDLGNGATEVTYRLALDVSIPLIGMLKRKGEKILIDTALKGLKKHVESR; encoded by the coding sequence ATGGCCGAACAGACCACGTCCTCGATCGTGATCGATGCCCCGCCTGCGGACGTGATGGCGGTGATCGCCGACTTCGAGGCATATCCGACGTGGGCGAAGGGCGTGAAGACGGCCGACGTGACCGAGCCCGGGGCGGACGGTCGCGCCGAGCAGGTCTACTTCGAGCTCGACGTCTCGCCCATCAAGGACGAATACACCCTCTCCTACGACTGGGACGCCGACCGCAAGGTCTCGTGGACCCTGGTGCAGGGCAAGATGCTCAAGGCTCTCGACGGCTCCTACACGCTGCGCGACCTTGGCAACGGCGCCACCGAGGTGACCTACCGACTGGCGCTGGACGTGTCGATCCCGCTCATCGGCATGCTCAAGCGCAAGGGCGAGAAGATCCTCATCGACACCGCGCTCAAGGGCCTGAAGAAGCACGTCGAGTCGCGCTGA
- a CDS encoding AMP-dependent synthetase/ligase, with product MREFATPLPVEIAATGNLTDDVVDHAHQAPDAVLFSRRTAHGWSDVTAAEFVAEASAVAKGLMAAGVEAGDRVLLIAKTRYEWTLFDYAIWFAGAVTVPVYETSSAEQIGWILQDSRAKAVVAEGSELLARLRQARDSGSGSDLNHVWSIDDNAVGILSRLGDDIADEVLEERRRSFGPSALATIIYTSGTTGRPKGCQLTHGNFMFELGVATHELDVLFKTDGASTLLFLPLAHVFARIIQVGAIKQRVRLGHSHDIKTLLSDLEDFRPTFILAVPRVFEKVFNTASQRATADGRGHIFDRAAQVAIAHSRAQDKGRIPLRVRAQHSVFDKLVYAKLRTALGGACTYAVSGGAPLGERLGHFYRGIGVTVLEGYGLTETTGALTVNLPDTQKIGTVGRPLPGTTVRVADDGELLFRGGQVFGGYWDNEPATAEAFVDGGWLRTGDVGEVDDEGFVKVTGRKKEILVTAGGKNVAPAVLEDRLRAHPLIDQCMVVGDGQPFIAALITLDRESFPAWADSHSKPHSIGKNLEDPDLVAEIQAAVDEANNAVSKAEAIRKFTILPDEWTEESGQLTPSLKLKRNVVMREFRQDVEDLYLS from the coding sequence GTGCGCGAGTTCGCCACTCCCCTGCCGGTCGAGATCGCGGCGACAGGCAACCTGACCGACGATGTGGTGGACCACGCGCACCAGGCGCCTGACGCAGTGCTCTTCAGCCGCCGTACGGCGCACGGGTGGAGCGACGTGACCGCCGCGGAGTTCGTGGCGGAGGCCAGTGCGGTCGCCAAGGGTCTGATGGCTGCTGGCGTCGAAGCCGGCGACCGGGTCCTCCTGATCGCCAAGACCCGCTATGAGTGGACGCTGTTCGACTACGCCATCTGGTTCGCGGGCGCAGTGACCGTGCCCGTCTATGAGACCTCCTCCGCAGAACAGATCGGCTGGATCCTCCAGGACTCACGCGCCAAGGCGGTCGTGGCCGAGGGCAGCGAGCTCCTCGCCCGTCTGCGCCAGGCCCGCGACAGCGGCAGCGGCAGCGATCTCAACCACGTCTGGTCGATCGATGACAACGCCGTCGGAATCCTCAGCCGGCTCGGCGACGACATCGCCGACGAGGTGTTGGAGGAGCGCCGCAGGTCCTTCGGGCCCTCAGCGCTTGCGACGATCATCTACACCAGCGGCACCACCGGGCGACCCAAGGGCTGTCAACTCACCCACGGCAACTTCATGTTCGAGCTCGGCGTCGCCACGCACGAGCTCGACGTCCTGTTCAAGACTGACGGGGCGTCGACACTGCTGTTCCTGCCACTGGCCCACGTCTTCGCCCGGATCATCCAGGTCGGCGCCATCAAGCAGCGGGTGCGCCTGGGCCACAGCCATGACATCAAGACGCTCCTGTCCGACCTCGAGGACTTCCGTCCGACCTTCATCCTCGCCGTCCCCAGGGTCTTCGAAAAGGTGTTCAACACCGCCTCGCAGCGGGCGACCGCGGACGGGCGGGGCCACATCTTCGACCGCGCCGCCCAGGTCGCCATTGCCCACTCGAGGGCACAGGACAAGGGCAGGATCCCCCTCCGGGTGCGCGCCCAGCACTCAGTGTTCGACAAGCTCGTCTACGCCAAGCTGCGGACCGCCCTCGGAGGGGCTTGCACCTACGCCGTGTCCGGTGGTGCTCCCCTGGGTGAGCGGCTCGGCCACTTCTACCGAGGCATCGGAGTCACCGTGCTCGAGGGATACGGCCTCACCGAGACCACTGGCGCCCTGACGGTCAACCTCCCCGACACACAGAAGATCGGCACCGTCGGCCGTCCCCTCCCCGGCACCACCGTGCGCGTCGCTGACGACGGCGAGCTGCTGTTCCGGGGCGGACAGGTCTTCGGCGGATACTGGGACAACGAGCCGGCCACGGCGGAGGCCTTCGTCGACGGCGGCTGGTTGCGCACGGGCGATGTCGGTGAGGTCGACGACGAGGGCTTCGTCAAGGTCACTGGTCGCAAGAAGGAGATCCTCGTGACCGCGGGCGGCAAGAACGTCGCCCCGGCCGTGCTGGAGGACCGGCTGCGCGCGCACCCGCTCATCGACCAGTGCATGGTCGTCGGTGACGGCCAGCCCTTCATCGCCGCGCTCATCACCCTCGATCGCGAGTCGTTCCCTGCCTGGGCTGACTCGCACTCAAAGCCCCACTCGATCGGGAAGAACCTCGAGGACCCAGACCTCGTGGCCGAGATCCAGGCTGCGGTGGACGAGGCCAACAACGCGGTCTCGAAGGCAGAGGCCATCCGCAAGTTCACGATCCTTCCCGATGAGTGGACCGAGGAGAGCGGACAGCTGACACCCAGCCTCAAGCTCAAGCGCAACGTCGTGATGCGCGAGTTCCGACAAGACGTCGAGGACCTCTACCTCAGCTGA
- the cpaB gene encoding Flp pilus assembly protein CpaB: MARRTVLLIVAALIALLGTAMIVLYVKGIDARATEGQEMVEVLTASGTIEIGEGVAEAQEAGKFETTSVRRDDVVEGSLTSTSSIADAVAMGTIYPGEQILAAKFGSLSDVDSLVIPDDKLAVSVELTDPARVAGFVNPGSQVAIFVSAEAVLALPGGPAAATPYTRLLLPKVQVIGVGTTSVSAKTTTTEEGAAVTEQVPRTILTVAVNQKEAEKVIYASRNGDVSFALLNKNTKVSDQPGVTAKDLMPEIAATAP, from the coding sequence ATGGCTCGCCGCACTGTTCTCCTCATCGTCGCCGCGTTGATCGCGCTGCTTGGCACGGCCATGATCGTGCTCTACGTCAAGGGCATCGATGCGCGGGCCACCGAGGGTCAGGAGATGGTTGAGGTTCTCACCGCCTCGGGCACCATCGAGATCGGCGAGGGTGTTGCCGAGGCCCAAGAGGCAGGCAAGTTCGAGACGACATCCGTCCGGCGCGACGACGTGGTCGAAGGCTCATTGACCTCCACCAGTTCGATCGCCGACGCCGTTGCGATGGGGACGATCTATCCAGGCGAGCAGATCCTCGCCGCCAAGTTCGGCAGCCTCAGCGATGTCGACAGCTTGGTCATCCCCGACGACAAACTGGCCGTGTCGGTGGAACTCACCGACCCTGCTCGAGTCGCAGGGTTCGTGAACCCCGGCTCCCAGGTGGCCATCTTTGTCTCCGCTGAAGCCGTACTTGCTCTGCCCGGCGGCCCCGCTGCGGCCACTCCCTACACGCGACTTCTGCTGCCGAAGGTCCAGGTGATCGGGGTGGGGACGACAAGTGTGTCAGCGAAGACCACCACCACCGAGGAGGGGGCAGCCGTGACCGAACAGGTGCCCCGGACGATCCTGACGGTAGCGGTCAACCAGAAGGAGGCGGAAAAAGTCATCTACGCCTCCCGCAACGGTGATGTCTCCTTCGCACTGTTGAACAAGAACACGAAGGTGTCCGACCAGCCCGGCGTCACGGCCAAGGACCTGATGCCCGAGATCGCTGCGACTGCGCCGTGA
- a CDS encoding AAA family ATPase: MTAILEPDLGQLAIVQTMLHGSIAVNTVEALHEHIAANPHEFAVVIGPSVPMDVSTDFAKWARINRPDLGVILLRPFIDHDVLATALRSGMREVVEASDLAGITTAVHRARSVASEIARAMESESKAAVTEAVAEVAAKAAAAQAAADAPKGKVLTVFSTKGGVGKSLLAVNTAMALCDAGQRVCLIDLDVNSGDVAIMLQLTPHRTINDLVAFNGIIDETAISSILTKHSDRLSVVAAPVRLDSPDHATADDIGRMIDTLKAMFDFVVVDTSGVFDDNALTALDRTDVIILVATLDIPALKGLKLATTTLDLLNFPRDIWKFVLNRADGKVGLTIDEFESTLGLKSDISLVSSREVLSAVNRGEALVRAFPAHPNSKAISTFAASFIPSDASTSAGHKSAGSRLRLRRG, encoded by the coding sequence GTGACCGCGATCCTCGAGCCCGACCTCGGGCAGCTCGCGATCGTGCAGACCATGCTGCACGGGTCCATCGCCGTGAACACGGTGGAGGCTCTCCATGAGCACATCGCGGCCAACCCGCACGAGTTTGCCGTCGTCATCGGTCCCTCCGTGCCCATGGACGTCTCCACCGACTTCGCCAAGTGGGCACGCATCAACAGGCCCGACCTCGGGGTGATCCTGCTCCGCCCGTTCATCGACCACGACGTTCTTGCGACTGCCCTTCGCAGCGGCATGCGCGAGGTCGTGGAGGCGAGCGACCTGGCCGGCATCACGACCGCGGTGCACCGGGCGCGCTCCGTGGCGAGCGAGATCGCCCGGGCCATGGAGAGCGAGTCCAAGGCGGCCGTGACCGAGGCAGTGGCCGAAGTGGCCGCCAAGGCTGCTGCGGCCCAGGCAGCAGCGGACGCGCCCAAGGGCAAGGTCTTGACCGTGTTCTCGACGAAGGGCGGGGTGGGCAAGAGCCTGCTCGCCGTCAACACCGCCATGGCCCTGTGTGATGCCGGTCAGCGGGTGTGCCTGATCGACCTCGACGTCAACAGCGGCGACGTGGCGATCATGCTCCAGCTGACGCCACATCGCACGATCAACGACCTGGTCGCCTTCAACGGCATCATCGACGAGACGGCGATCAGCTCCATCCTGACCAAGCACTCGGACCGGCTCTCGGTGGTTGCCGCGCCCGTGCGCCTCGACTCCCCCGACCATGCCACGGCCGACGACATCGGACGGATGATCGACACCCTCAAGGCGATGTTCGACTTCGTGGTGGTCGACACCTCAGGGGTGTTCGACGACAACGCCTTGACGGCACTGGACCGCACCGACGTCATCATCCTCGTGGCAACCCTGGACATCCCGGCCCTGAAGGGGCTCAAGCTCGCCACCACGACCCTCGACCTGCTCAACTTCCCGCGCGACATCTGGAAGTTTGTCCTGAACCGGGCCGACGGCAAGGTGGGCCTGACCATCGACGAGTTCGAGTCGACGCTGGGTCTCAAGTCCGATATCTCGCTCGTCTCCAGCCGAGAGGTCCTCTCGGCCGTCAACCGTGGTGAAGCCCTCGTCCGGGCGTTCCCCGCACACCCCAACAGCAAAGCCATCTCTACCTTCGCCGCGTCGTTCATCCCGAGTGACGCATCGACCTCGGCGGGCCACAAGTCCGCCGGATCGCGTCTTCGCCTCAGGAGGGGCTGA